The Rhopalosiphum maidis isolate BTI-1 chromosome 4, ASM367621v3, whole genome shotgun sequence region aatctcataatattattgtaaactgaGTATCTATGtccacatttttataaattgagttgttgtaataaaaaaattttatattggtatgtaattgtatacagtaatataaagttaaagcttttcatttattagttatattcaaAGAAAATGCTAAATCCTGACataaggaaaaataataatatacccattaactcaataatttaagttgttaattaaataaaatcttgtAATTACTCATCATGCAGTTccctaaaacaattttttaaagtagtttatttaaaaaaatgttaagattgTTGCTTATGACCCAGAAGTTCAGGAATGTGATAAACACCATTTGTTctcaaatttacattataaataaattatttattatttttactaaaatctaaaagttatttaatcattGATTAGTGTGATTCAACATGTTTATTAACACATGTTTTTAGGTCTTGTAAATATgagaataattgttattttttagaagttattattattattatgcatacacactggatatattattttctcaagTATTGAAAtgtcatcaaaataatatatattaatatacctaagatATGAttcaatgaatataaattatctatctgtttagattattaaataataataaatgtttaacaacaacaaaatgaaaatagaaaagtataattgataatgattGTAGATATGTAGATATGTATTGAATTCTCTgtgacaatttaaattaaaaatatcacaaaattacttaatgaatgaatgattaaattatctatctaaacttgtgttgtttttttttttaagagtcatattatgttttgttatcatgttttagatacaaaaataatagtagcTGATAACTATGCTAGTGATATACAAGAAGAAGTAGATCAACTtggttttgaaattaatttgagTTTTGTTCCGATTCCATCTGATGAAGATTGGGGTACAGCTGATTCTCTCCGACATATTTCTGATAATatcttagtaatttattattaataaaagtaaattagtaaatgcatgcattatcattgattataaatagtactatttataaccaatggtagtatgtattaattaataattatttgctatattacagtatatatttgtttattttttagactgATGTAATCGTTCTTAGTTGTGATTTAATAACTGATATTGATTTACACcaagttttaaatatctacagaaataataatgcatcatTAGTGTCTTTGTATTTTTCACCATTACGGGATGAACAATGTGTTTTTACTGTACCTGGACCTAAATCAAAGAATAAGTTTGGTAAAgtcataattcattattacttattttattctaactaatctttgtttaattttatatttcttcaaaattttatcatatatatcttattatttattttcatgtagccaacctataatttaatttttacatttcaaaataatgaatattacttatatatacagtatactcaataatactctataattaaattaattaaattattataattaagtataaacaagTCATTAGATTGATATAAcatcaaaatacttaaaaacattataataaaaataattatacaatttttattttcaaaaaattaataaattaattaaaacaataagacACCAATTTAATTggtgtttaatttgtatttttattatttttcaaattaatattctgaatttacaattaattttaaattttatagaaaaggaTATTATTGGATATGATTCAAAAACATCTAGACTTTTATTAATGGCTTCCGCTTCAGATTATGAAGAAACTATGCCAATTAGTAGTGCATTACTAAATAAGTGTTCAAATTTGACTCTTTGctcaaaattattagattcccatatgtatattatgaaacgTTGGCTAGTTAACTATCTCGTTAAAGATAtgtaagttaaatttgtatttattatacttatttcacTTATGCGAGTGCAATTGCTAATtacaattgttaattatttattttagtaatatttcaaCTCTTAAGGGAGAGCTACTTCCATTTGTGgtgaaaaaacaattatcaaaatatagtaaaaatattgaaccaaatgaaaaatgtattgaagaTGAAGAAGAAAAACCTGATATATTCAACATATCAAAAGAATCTGATATTGAAACTAATATTCGTTCAATGTCTTGTTTTGGTAATATATCTAACGTTGAAgagataattaaatgttatgctTGTGTGATTGATTCAAATATTGGAATACGTGCAAACACTTTGTATGATTATTGTagaatcaataaaattgtaagtaattagtaaaaataactttattaattttttatttcatttctcATTTATTTGTAGATACACaagttaaacataaatttaggagatgaaaaagataaaatttcaCCTGAAGctgaaattttatcaaatcaatTTGACAAGGAAACTTGTTTTGTTGGacctaatactaaaataatggaaaaaacatCCATTAAAAATAGCACTATTGGTTCAAGGTGtacaattaattcaaaaacgagAATAActgattgtattttaatgaatggtGTTACTATTGAAGagaggtaattttatttatcaataatgttAGATTGTTCccaaaagttattaatagcaagtagtttattagtttttatatacagtagAAACTAGACTCGCTATCAATGTCAAGATTGTGGTTGTTGATTAAATTGATGGTTGAGtgtttatactgtttatttattagaatatcatataatttacttgaaaatatgtcaacattaattattttactgttaacCTCaaagatgaaaatataataatttttttttgtagtccctgtacaaattaaaattatttgctttAGTGACTTCTCATAATGaactgatattataaattattatcatattacacATGATAGTATACTCTgtcttattaagttattaaattttatcttgtCTTGCCGAATTAAAGcttgacaatatttttgttgttagtttttttttgtttctgataatcatttaaatggaAGTTAAGAATAgttgttgtattaaattagtGTTAGCCATGTTTTTGCCTCTATGTTGAACAAGCAtaaatgttacataatatttattatatattaaccagaacttttataattgtaaaacaatatgcaattaaattatgaaaaatgttggAATTTTCAGATGTGTACTTCACAATTGTATAGTATGTCATGATGCTGTAATCAGTGCTGGCTGTGAACTTAAAGATTGTTTGATAAGCGGTAATTTTAAGGTCCCTTCTGGAGGTAACTATTtacttgttaaatatatatatatatttatatctaatagttaataaataatgataatttataataattgtactctGCTTATATGAGAAAAACCctcaaaaattaatcaacattATAAAGGCATACTGTATTAAAAGTAATGGAAGGAAACTCTGTATTAATAGCTATCCAAGtaacaacataattaaaataagtcgGGAGAGAGGAAGCTGTTTAAAACTCTTATTTGGTGTGTGATGATTCATTGATGCACAACTTGGGTCCtctataatgtacaatagaaTAACCTTTTAGCTTTTTAAAGAAACATTGTGTTGTCAATTTTTACTCATTGCATTGATGTAAATACATAGAATAGGAGGGCCAAAAATATTGGGcagattaaaatcaaaaacccaatataatagtgatagtaaattacattaaaagaaAGCAACTCTTTTTGGCTAGCCACTTGAGGTGAAAATAAAGCTTGTTTATATGTAAACTACAAGTTACTATACTATAAAGTAAAAGACCAATAAGATGTCAAAGCTTAAAATAGAAACTCCCAGTTACAAAAGACTTTAAACTAGTTGTCCTGgataaagatataatttaaacaataatgatcataattattaaaatctaatgcttatgatatcataattatttattaatttttgaaggtgcttaatattaattatatttattattaaatgttttaattaattaaaataaaaaactcttGTCTGTATGCGCTTTGATattcattttcaaatgttatgGATTATGATTAAAGTCATATAAATTGAAGtattaaaccaaaaaataatttattattatttatgtgttttagGAAAGCATTATAGTGAAGTACTTACTGCTATGGAGAGACTGAtggaaatatgaaatatatagagTGAATTCTCTTAAtgcttattttatgatattgtataatatacatgttttcctgtataatataaatattttttgtaatcataatgtttatttattattatcgactATCTAggatgtacaataaaaataaaagtattatgtataaatattaaacagtcATCATATTGccatattacttataagttatattacactattcttaattttaataaaattgtacttaatacttaatagtgtTATAGAATTCtgctaaatcaaaatttacaaaaaagtattaaatttctttcatacacaaataattcatattaattattttaaataatcttaatgCGTCAATAAAGAATCAAATGTTTCACAACAGTTACAACTGACTTAATCTTGTCTATAGTAATGGTAAAACAATAAGGCTACTCTAACTATCTTCATAACTTCATAAGATATTATCTTCTTTCTATTAGTTAACAGTGatttactgttataatataataaataatttaaaacaaattaaaatttcaaatatttgaaatattttgtgaaatgtTCAAGTCCGTTTTTTTACTGTAGTATCAACTAGATCCAATGTTCTTCTGAAACTACCACTGAAATTGAAGATCAAAGCATTGttatatgatatactatatagacatatagttaataataattttaaaatgtgataacacaacaattttaacaatttcaacATTCCTTTAGGGGtcttcaacaaatattttagggTCGTCAATTcacgtaaaatgtaataataaaaaaaaatcatttcacTTTAGAATTTCTAATCAACAACAGTAAAAtagacattaaatttaaaaaatattcaaatgtatataatctaaccgtttttattttgttaaatccatactcaaataaatacaataataataggtagttTGTTAACACTTTTTAATGCTTACATTACCAAACAGTCATTAGACATTTTAATGACATTATAAGGAGTCGCAGACTCAAAAAGGTTGAGAGCTACTGTcttaacacaaaaattaaaaattaaaaaaaaccttatttaAAGATCAAGTTATTCATCATTGTAATCtcaaaatccaaaataaaggtatatacattaattaaaatattttaaaattttactaataGAATATCTGAACATGGATaagtgtttattatactactCCACTTCGTCCACCTAAACTTCAAATGGTAGATTGTAGATAAATATCtactataactaattaaatcatGGCTGATTTTGGGGGGGAGATACACATTAagagtgaaaaaataattttagaataatgtaAGTACATAAATGTTATGTTCCTTAATATCATTGTGAAAAATGGTTttggatttatatgtaattaccatcgttatttttcgttcaaatacgaaattttatataagtgcTATTTAGCTTCTTCaaacgcttataaaaaaaaaaataatatatacctttgtttttctaataattttatacattaagatATAAGAAGAAtctatttaagatattatattaaatattcaaaaatgttaagccatcaaatattttttttattgacattaatagaaaaaaaacgaaaattccACATTCCTATTTAGCTcaaaaagtatcaaaatattattatctacgaTAATTTGTTTTCGAATAATTATCACAAAAAATCGGAAATTGTTGTATACGGGTGAATa contains the following coding sequences:
- the LOC113555552 gene encoding translation initiation factor eIF-2B subunit gamma; its protein translation is MQNWLEFQAVVMAAGKGSRIPEMTATKPKCLLPVGNKPIIYYPLKLLENAGFRDTKIIVADNYASDIQEEVDQLGFEINLSFVPIPSDEDWGTADSLRHISDNILTDVIVLSCDLITDIDLHQVLNIYRNNNASLVSLYFSPLRDEQCVFTVPGPKSKNKFEKDIIGYDSKTSRLLLMASASDYEETMPISSALLNKCSNLTLCSKLLDSHMYIMKRWLVNYLVKDINISTLKGELLPFVVKKQLSKYSKNIEPNEKCIEDEEEKPDIFNISKESDIETNIRSMSCFGNISNVEEIIKCYACVIDSNIGIRANTLYDYCRINKIIHKLNINLGDEKDKISPEAEILSNQFDKETCFVGPNTKIMEKTSIKNSTIGSRCTINSKTRITDCILMNGVTIEERCVLHNCIVCHDAVISAGCELKDCLISGNFKVPSGGKHYSEVLTAMERLMEI